From one Anopheles bellator chromosome 1, idAnoBellAS_SP24_06.2, whole genome shotgun sequence genomic stretch:
- the LOC131216537 gene encoding uncharacterized protein LOC131216537, whose translation MDMKSEILKRLSNPERDFAENLAYGIKLWRSSSFYYMSKYDVIFTFFLDGVSAFFRDLGDLNEQQFNERWQIVNSFLSLPCPSNALPSTIVERLTNVLREFVQEMPGRRDQLLESLLTSAFDTKFKNFYKFDYVSYGKILRVTLEYYRKCLKEIRPKEDEEKTVDRIFDDVKIYLKSTTDDPKWTEAFSYFITPLSEVVLLLKMRGIDRHEQLLEFFKQVYFGEGKASSYNRVTDQTKRHLFMGCFDMNELPLHVIALLIEGYLRAYREMKLEVLLFLKYFLLHAFVDEQRSILKSTHQIFTITKHVFALLRKYFIKVDQQQVMDFNFTDIFTVKLKEFIDICASSDSLLTDLFELICTINDYNPLILEHTIVGIILKTMFLRKDSETLHHYQGMLISTMRMYMKLNKNEHFRTELFGNLADYLEENELDAVIRELRGKGSGKRKSKVGVADSDTPLKKKKLQNGSAQPIVTISDDEKMFLDFLIAAEKDSGEGSKPIARIQLQNLCPAIAFAWPDTDGLLSNAMMEYMKMLLSGRSFEYWDSMMGMMKEAIDTPLEEQTESSIFLLEMTMCWLCYFFAGNTLIEHSNLFWEKLTKHFEEFDETLTNFARSLLLGEHSGDARCYSAFLKTAYFYANYRLMVCYYRPDSIEVDESQRMHAYLGEDEWAMIEERLPTKDAPLMNRILLQKHRERELVGDEIAPEERQTLIDRVIDGQTGENLRWVLLDRSTNVWFLSLLDPQQQAMMAVYLVDRAYCPFEEIKHILKEISTNHGLVEIFLLAAYKRIAENVFAACENAVCRKISFDKLVGQNESDVLPRLRKLLLRCSSNRSEELKFEVTDAAEMDHLLAVLDEIEINEMPTDRKEILVALNMVLYADISALGNEQLSGRFMNQLLRHISVGTAANVSKFASFQTLISLFGQSPLLAAILRQLATNLTEEGFEEFRTILGSFTKDNTDRFALLLLMFNFLQKNNANKLKLVPAEAFDALLEDFVTIIDGFVLKKLPKQLRNSDAVCFDHCLEACLLSIRYKASRKKELDEKLRDQLLVYIEQARKVSSSSSSNLLTTCLQYKAYLKLDDARLTAILENRWEEFMKMMQGDALPNVNSGHVNVFTDDKPLTNSEGRLQEQNLKMFVISFTSHLSGAEYAKKLQQLDAAACASGLKNVTSLRSVMRAFAILAKLGFNESPSAETNQAFVRCFTSVVARDVMGLCVSKKFLDEPKLLREILSSFAVVVGTRQIKLLPNVMDHVLEFLSAINIRKHPLLEGEEQQFYKLHRLISEVLYMLLMMRPNYVSHRLPQYLHVMQGQIGSIICYKESFPAAQSLNSFEVLSISDLLLPVEKMMNTAVRKLEKDLRILAPYALAQILHTIIQSKRPSTQQELIARKVYNVCFELISCYDSHSSGYLLRTMDESSRLLYTDVVKQYKKYRSFKGVA comes from the exons ATGGATATGAAAAGCG aaatattaaaacgacTATCGAACCCGGAACGCGATTTCGCCGAGAACCTGGCGTACGGCATAAAGCTTTGGAGATCGTCTAGTTTTTACTACATGTCGAAGTACGATGTaattttcacgttttttcTCGACGGCGTGTCTGCATTCTTTCGTGATCTGGGTGACTTGAACGAGCAGCAGTTTAATGAACGCTGGCAAATCGTCAACAGTTTCCTATCGCTGCCCTGCCCATCGAATGCGCTGCCGTCGACCATTGTAGAACGGTTAACGAATGTGCTACGTGAATTCGTACAGGAGATGCCAGGACGGCGGGATCAGCTACTGGAAAGCCTGCTAACTTCAGCGTTCGACACaaagttcaaaaatttctACAAATTCGATTACGTATCGTACGGAAAGATTCTGCGGGTCACGCTAGAGTACTACAGGAAGTGCCTCAAAGAAATACGACCCAAGGAGGATGAAGAGAAAACTGTAGACCGCATTTTCGACGATGTGAAAATTTATCTAAAGTCCACTACGGATGATCCCAAATGGACTGAAGCGTTCAGTTATTTTATAACGCCGCTTTCGgaagtggtgctgctgctcaaaATGCGTGGCATCGATCGGCATGAGCAGCTGCTGGAGTTCTTTAAACAGGTTTACTTTGGCGAAGGCAAAGCGTCATCCTACAATCGAGTGACCGACCAAACGAAGCGTCACCTGTTCATGGGCTGCTTCGATATGAACGAGCTGCCGCTGCACGTTATTGCACTGCTGATTGAAGGATACCTCCGAGCGTACCGTGAAATGAAGCTGGAAGTGCTGCTGTTTCTGAAATACTTTCTGCTGCATGCGTTCGTCGATGAGCAACGATCGATCTTGAAGAGCACACACCAGATCTTCACCATCACGAAGCACGTGTTTGCACTGCTGCGCAAATACTTCATCAAAGTCGACCAGCAACAGGTGATGGATTTCAATTTTACGGACATTTTCACGGTCAAACTGAAAGAGTTTATCGACATCTGTGCGTCGTCCGATTCACTGCTGACGGATCTTTTCGAACTGATCTGCACGATCAACGACTACAATCCCCTCATCCTGGAGCACACTATCGTCGGTATCATACTGAAAACCATGTTCCTACGCAAGGATTCCGAGACGTTGCACCACTACCAGGGCATGTTGATATCCACCATGAGAATGTACATGAAGCTTAACAAGAACGAACATTTCCGCACCGAACTGTTCGGGAACCTTGCCGACTATCTGGAGGAAAACGAACTGGATGCGGTCATTCGGGAGCTGAGAGGAAAGGGCAgtggaaagagaaagagtaaaGTTGGTGTTGCCGACAGTGACACCCcgttgaagaagaaaaagctgCAGAATGGATCTGCACAACCGATCGTTACGATCTCGGACGatgagaaaatgtttttggattttttaatTGCGGCTGAGAAAGACTCCGGTGAAGGAAGCAAACCAATTGCAAGGATACAATTGCAAAACCTGTGTCCCGCGATTGCATTTGCTTGGCCAGATACGGATGGTCTGTTGAGCAATGCCATGATGGAGTACATGAAAATGCTGCTGTCGGGCCGAAGCTTTGAATATTGGGACTCCATGATGGGGATGATGAAGGAAGCGATTGACACACCGCTAGAGGAGCAAACTGAAAGTAGTATCTTTCTGCTGGAAATGACCATGTGCTGGCTGTGTTACTTTTTCGCCGGCAACACACTGATCGAACACTCCAACCTGTTCTGGGAAAAGTTGACCAAGCATTTTGAGGAATTCGATGAGACACTGACCAACTTTGCACGATCGTTGCTGTTGGGTGAACATTCAGGTGACGCCAGATGTTACAGTGCCTTCTTGAAAACAGCCTATTTCTACGCCAATTATCGATTAATGGTGTGTTACTATCGACCGGATTCCATCGAAGTGGATGAAAGCCAGCGCATGCATGCGTATCTGGGTGAGGATGAATGGGCAATGATCGAGGAGCGTCTACCGACAAAAGATGCACCGCTTATGAACCGTATTTTGTTACAAAAACATAGGGAAAGAGAGCTGGTTGGCGATGAAATAGCACCCGAGGAACGTCAAACACTGATCGATAGGGTGATAGACGGTCAAACGGGAGAAAACCTACGGTGGGTTCTTCTGGACCGTTCGACGAACGTATGGTTTTTATCGCTCCTAGACCCACAGCAACAAGCGATGATGGCGGTTTATCTTGTCGATCGTGCGTACTGTCCGTTCGAGGAGATTAAACACATTCTGAAAGAGATTTCCACAAACCACGGTTTGGTTGAAATCTTCTTGCTGGCAGCATACAAAAGAATTGCCGAAAATGTTTTCGCTGCTTGCGAAAACGCAGTATGTCGGAAGATCTCGTTCGATAAATTGGTCGGTCAAAATGAATCGGATGTACTACCACGTCTCCGGAAGCTTCTTCTACGCTGCTCAAGTAATCGATCGGAAGAATTAAAGTTTGAAGTAACGGATGCGGCAGAAATGGATCATCTACTGGCAGTACTGGATGAGATAGAAATCAACGAGATGCCAACGGATAGAAAAGAAATTCTCGTAGCATTAAACATGGTGCTCTATGCGGACATAAGTGCATTGGGAAATGAGCAACTTTCCGGTCGCTTCATGAACCAGCTTTTGA GGCACATCTCTGTCGGAACCGCTGCAAATGTCTCAAAGTTTGCCAGTTTCCAAACGTTGATATCGCTGTTTGGCCAATCGCCACTGTTGGCGGCCATCCTGCGGCAGTTAGCAACAAACCTCACGGAGGAAGGCTTCGAAGAATTTAGAACAATATTAGGAAGTTTCACCAAGGATAACACCGATCGATTTGCTTTACTGCTACTGATGTTTAATTTCTTGCAAAAG AATAATGcaaacaaactgaaactgGTACCGGCCGAAGCATTTGATGCACTATTGGAAGATTTTGTCACCATTATCGATGGTTTCGTACTAAAAAAGCTTCCCAAACAGCTACGTAACTCCGACGCAGTGTGTTTCGATCACTGTCTCGAGGCTTGTCTACTGAGCATTCGATACAAAGCAAGCAGAAAGAAGGAGCTTGATGAGAAATTGCGCGATCAACTTTTGGTTTACATCGAGCAAGCG CGCAAAGTTTCCAGTTCATCATCTAGCAACCTGCTGACGACCTGTCTACAGTACAAAGCATATCTGAAGCTTGACGATGCACGGCTTACTGCCATTCTGGAAAACCGTTGGGAGGAGTTCATGAAGATGATGCAGGGGGACGCTTTACCGAACGTGAACTCAGGCCATGTGAACGTTTTCACCGACGACAAGCCGTTGACCAACAGCGAGGGTCGTTTGCAGGAACAAAACCTCAAAATGTTTGTCATTTCCTTCACGAGCCATCTTTCCGGGGCGGAATATGCCAAAAAGCTCCAGCAACTCGATGCGGCCGCGTGTGCTagtggtttgaaaaatgttaccTCATTGCGCTCCGTGATGCGGGCATTTGCCATTTTAGCAAAGCTTGGTTTCAACGAATCGCCAAGTGCGGAAACGAATCAAGCGTTCGTACGTTGCTTCACCTCCGTTGTGGCACGAGATGTGATGGGTTTGTGCGTGTCGAAGAAATTCTTGGACGAGCCGAAACTGCTGCGTGAAATTCTGTCAAGTTTTGCGGTTGTCGTTGGTACGCGCCAGATCAAGCTTCTACCGAACGTGATGGATCACGTTCTGGAGTTTCTGAGTGCGATTAACATACGCAAACATCCGCTTCTGGAGGGCGAAGAGCAACAGTTCTACAAACTGCATCGTCTGATCAGTGAGGTGTTGTACatgctgttgatgatgcgTCCGAATTACGTCAGTCATCGGTTGCCACAGTATCTGCACGTCATGCAAGGACAAATTGGGTCAATTATCTGCTACAAGGAGAGTTTCCCGGCAGCACAGAGCCTGAACAGTTTCGAGGTGCTCTCGATCTCGGATTTGCTGTTGCCCGTTGAAAA AATGATGAACACGGCAGTGAGGAAGCTGGAGAAGGACTTACGCATCCTCGCTCCGTACGCGTTGGCACAAATATTGCACACCATCATCCAAAGCAAGCGTCCCTCAACGCAACAGGAACTGATCGCTCGCAAAGTGTACAATGTGTGTTTCGAACTGATCTCCTGTTACGATTCGCACTCGTCGGGCTACTTGTTGCGCACGATGGACGAAAGCAGCCGTCTGCTGTACACCGACGTGGTAAAGCAGTACAAAAAGTATCGCTCGTTCAAGGGAGTGGCTTAA